Proteins encoded by one window of Cytobacillus sp. IB215665:
- a CDS encoding YuzL family protein: MSKKHKKNPATIGLSSPDVEGQGTTSAETGNYQKSSARKKNKQS; encoded by the coding sequence GTGTCTAAAAAACATAAGAAAAACCCTGCAACGATCGGTTTAAGCTCTCCTGATGTGGAGGGGCAAGGGACTACTTCAGCTGAAACTGGAAATTATCAGAAAAGTTCAGCTCGAAAGAAAAATAAACAATCATAA
- a CDS encoding YpjP family protein codes for MPLWVRKTLVILITICTFGLITPPPSLTVPVSKSNDTSKQDLVNSELTADDEEHLFQLKVEDDENNRQQFIETTMTAVEDKSFEKFGQKIGPVIEDEFRLAVLPKIEEVILDLTKQYPDYKLHNLSITESPSGGYGEKIFNIYDNEKNKDLVRFHVRRDHPPLDGYWFNFHYHTYQDTFQTHNDLGSIYWDKNTPPRWKT; via the coding sequence ATGCCACTGTGGGTGAGAAAAACACTTGTCATCTTAATCACCATATGTACATTTGGATTAATAACTCCACCGCCATCTTTAACAGTCCCAGTTTCTAAATCCAATGACACATCGAAGCAAGATTTAGTTAACTCTGAGCTGACAGCTGATGATGAGGAGCACCTATTCCAGTTAAAGGTTGAAGATGATGAGAATAATAGACAACAATTTATCGAAACGACGATGACTGCTGTTGAAGATAAGTCGTTTGAGAAATTTGGACAAAAAATTGGTCCTGTTATCGAGGATGAATTTCGTCTAGCTGTATTACCCAAAATCGAAGAAGTAATACTAGATTTAACTAAACAATACCCAGATTATAAATTGCATAATTTATCAATTACAGAAAGTCCATCTGGTGGCTATGGAGAAAAAATATTTAACATATATGATAATGAGAAAAATAAGGATCTTGTCCGTTTTCATGTCAGAAGAGATCACCCACCTTTGGACGGATATTGGTTCAATTTTCACTACCATACGTATCAAGATACATTCCAAACACACAACGATTTAGGTAGTATATATTGGGACAAAAATACCCCACCACGGTGGAAAACCTAA
- a CDS encoding dicarboxylate/amino acid:cation symporter, with amino-acid sequence MSLTKKILIGMALGIFVGLVFNIGIPQWFDAAETYILTPLGKIFIGLIKLLVVPIVIISLILGTAGISDPKKLGRIGIKTVIFFLITTSIALVIALSVGNILQPGLVDGLTIGEDTEVEAKEAPPVMDTLIDIIPTNAFQAMVEGNMLQIIFFSILIGFAITQLEGKVPSIKKIIEESNSILMFLVDVVMKLAPIGAFALIAVAIGGQGFDAIAAMGKYFIAVLLALFIHLSITYGSVILVLGKMNPITFVKNFLPAIAVAFSTSSSSATLPVSMETAQKNLKIPKSISGFVQPLGATINMDGTAIMQGVATVFIAQLYGVDLSMADLATIVLTATLASIGTAGVPGVGIIMLTMVLTSVGLSLEAIALVLGVDRLLDMTRTAVNITGDAACAKFIAKSEEKHEASNAKTA; translated from the coding sequence ATGTCATTAACAAAAAAAATATTAATTGGTATGGCATTAGGTATTTTCGTCGGGTTAGTTTTCAATATCGGAATTCCTCAATGGTTTGACGCAGCAGAAACTTACATTTTAACTCCACTCGGTAAAATCTTCATTGGCTTAATTAAGCTATTAGTAGTACCTATTGTTATTATCTCACTAATTTTAGGAACTGCTGGAATAAGTGATCCGAAAAAATTAGGACGAATCGGGATTAAAACAGTTATCTTTTTCTTAATTACTACTTCTATTGCACTAGTAATTGCTTTATCTGTAGGTAATATTCTACAGCCAGGTCTAGTAGATGGATTAACTATAGGTGAAGATACAGAAGTAGAAGCAAAAGAGGCACCACCGGTTATGGATACATTAATCGATATCATTCCAACTAATGCATTTCAAGCAATGGTTGAAGGAAACATGTTGCAAATTATCTTTTTCTCTATTCTAATAGGTTTTGCTATTACACAGCTTGAAGGAAAAGTACCTTCTATTAAAAAGATAATTGAAGAATCAAATAGTATATTAATGTTCTTGGTAGATGTTGTTATGAAGCTAGCTCCTATCGGCGCATTCGCACTTATAGCGGTTGCGATAGGTGGACAAGGATTTGATGCGATTGCTGCGATGGGTAAATATTTCATTGCTGTACTATTAGCTCTATTCATACATTTGTCAATAACATATGGTTCAGTTATATTAGTTCTTGGTAAAATGAATCCGATTACTTTTGTTAAAAACTTCTTACCAGCTATAGCTGTTGCTTTTAGTACATCAAGTAGCTCAGCTACTTTACCAGTATCAATGGAAACAGCTCAAAAGAACTTAAAAATACCTAAGAGTATTAGTGGTTTCGTTCAGCCATTAGGTGCAACAATCAACATGGACGGTACAGCGATCATGCAAGGGGTTGCTACAGTATTTATTGCTCAGCTATACGGTGTAGATCTTTCAATGGCTGATCTAGCTACTATCGTATTAACAGCTACATTAGCTAGTATCGGAACTGCAGGTGTTCCTGGTGTTGGAATAATTATGTTAACGATGGTACTAACATCTGTTGGATTAAGCTTAGAGGCAATTGCACTCGTTCTTGGTGTTGATAGGTTACTTGATATGACAAGAACAGCAGTTAATATTACTGGTGACGCTGCATGTGCGAAGTTTATCGCTAAATCAGAAGAAAAGCATGAAGCAAGTAATGCTAAAACTGCATAA
- a CDS encoding anthrax toxin lethal factor-related metalloendopeptidase → MMKKMTLLLCIFVPFLTIPSSANQYGVLLKNYHPINEMTVVQQLSNYEYIKEILLLPNEEFDERAVLNIIQSLNRIDSAIMQKLVNNKVYVKLFNGSIVNEPFANHLAGVRPRGYVDTDMKWDSVPGMGGNYVVLVKIGHSDKGQGHGSHNLELHELAHSIDAIVFDNIRHSMEFLAAWNSEVSTIFPNQPYFNDYPEEFFAEAFAMYYTSDETRELLAENAPLTTRYIRSLPLMK, encoded by the coding sequence ATGATGAAAAAAATGACGCTATTATTATGTATATTTGTCCCCTTCCTTACGATCCCTTCCTCTGCTAATCAATATGGTGTACTACTAAAAAACTATCATCCAATAAATGAAATGACAGTTGTTCAACAACTATCAAACTATGAATATATTAAAGAGATTCTACTACTTCCAAATGAGGAATTTGACGAACGAGCAGTTCTTAATATAATACAATCGCTTAACCGAATTGATTCTGCAATAATGCAGAAATTAGTTAATAACAAAGTATATGTAAAATTGTTTAATGGTTCGATTGTTAATGAACCATTTGCTAACCACCTAGCAGGTGTGAGACCGAGAGGTTATGTGGATACTGACATGAAGTGGGATAGTGTTCCTGGAATGGGAGGAAATTACGTCGTACTTGTAAAAATAGGACATAGTGATAAAGGGCAAGGTCACGGTTCTCACAACCTTGAATTGCACGAGTTAGCGCATTCGATTGATGCGATTGTTTTTGATAACATTAGACATAGTATGGAGTTTTTGGCAGCTTGGAATTCGGAAGTGTCTACCATATTTCCTAATCAACCATATTTTAATGATTATCCAGAAGAATTTTTTGCAGAAGCTTTTGCTATGTACTATACAAGTGATGAAACGAGAGAGCTTCTTGCGGAAAATGCCCCGTTAACAACGAGATATATACGTAGCTTACCGTTAATGAAATGA
- a CDS encoding dihydrofolate reductase, with protein sequence MLSIIVAFDKNRTIGKNNSIPWHLPNDLAHVKRITMGHTLVMGRKTFDSIGRPLPGRKNVVLTKDRSIEIEGVQLIHTIDDIFRIEEQANTEEVFIFGGETLYKQLFPYVDKLYVTFVDATYAGDTYFPFIISDDDWDLKSKTKGLKDEDNNIDYYFLTYERRRSEEVIR encoded by the coding sequence ATGTTATCAATCATTGTTGCATTTGATAAAAACCGTACCATTGGAAAAAACAACAGCATTCCGTGGCACCTTCCTAATGATTTAGCACACGTTAAACGTATAACAATGGGTCACACTTTAGTTATGGGAAGAAAAACATTTGATTCTATAGGGAGACCGTTACCAGGTAGAAAAAATGTGGTTTTAACGAAAGATCGAAGTATAGAAATAGAAGGTGTTCAACTGATTCATACAATCGATGACATCTTTCGTATTGAAGAACAAGCTAACACCGAGGAAGTATTTATTTTTGGTGGTGAGACACTGTATAAGCAACTATTTCCATATGTCGATAAGCTGTATGTTACGTTTGTTGATGCTACATATGCAGGGGATACGTATTTTCCTTTTATCATTTCTGATGATGACTGGGATTTGAAATCAAAGACAAAAGGTTTGAAGGATGAAGATAACAATATAGACTATTATTTCTTAACTTATGAACGTAGGAGAAGTGAAGAAGTAATAAGGTAA
- the ilvA gene encoding threonine ammonia-lyase IlvA: MSQQVKQQVKRVQLEDIMIAHQTLKDVVTHTPLQRNEVLSERFDCNIYIKREDLQVVRSFKIRGAYNCIKHLSKQELESGVVCASAGNHAQGVAYSCRHLGIHGKIFMPSTTPRQKVSQVELFGKENVEIILTGDTFDDAYEEAMTCSKLENRPFIHPFDDMNVIAGQGTVAVELLNDCDESIDYIFASIGGGGLISGIGTYVKSISPQTKVIGVEPEGAPAMVVSRKKGEVTTLDTIDKFVDGAAVKKVGDTTFNISNAVVDDVLLVPEGKACTTILELYNENAIVAEPAGALPIAALDFYKDQIRGKTVVCVISGGNNDIGRMQEIKERSMMYEGLQHYFIVNFPQRAGALREFLDEVLGLTDDISRFEYTKKNNRENGPALVGIELKHKNDYKPLIERMNKKGFAYQEVKKDSNLFHLFI; the protein is encoded by the coding sequence ATGAGCCAACAAGTTAAACAACAAGTAAAGCGTGTTCAACTCGAGGATATAATGATCGCCCATCAAACATTGAAAGATGTAGTAACTCATACCCCTTTACAGCGCAATGAAGTCTTATCAGAAAGATTTGATTGTAATATATATATAAAGAGAGAAGATCTACAGGTTGTACGTTCTTTCAAAATTCGCGGAGCGTATAATTGTATCAAACATTTGTCAAAGCAAGAGTTGGAATCTGGAGTTGTATGTGCAAGCGCAGGCAATCACGCTCAAGGAGTTGCATATTCTTGTAGACATCTTGGTATTCATGGCAAGATATTTATGCCATCAACAACTCCAAGACAAAAGGTATCACAAGTAGAGCTGTTTGGGAAAGAGAACGTTGAAATTATCTTAACAGGTGATACATTTGACGATGCCTACGAGGAAGCCATGACATGCAGTAAATTAGAGAATAGACCATTCATACATCCATTTGACGATATGAACGTTATTGCTGGTCAAGGTACTGTGGCAGTAGAACTATTAAATGATTGCGATGAATCAATCGACTATATTTTTGCTAGTATTGGTGGTGGTGGTCTCATTTCGGGAATTGGTACTTATGTAAAGAGCATTTCACCGCAAACAAAGGTCATTGGTGTTGAACCTGAGGGAGCTCCTGCCATGGTTGTATCTCGAAAAAAGGGGGAAGTGACGACTCTTGATACAATTGATAAATTTGTTGATGGAGCTGCTGTGAAAAAAGTAGGTGATACGACGTTTAACATAAGTAACGCTGTCGTAGATGATGTACTGTTAGTTCCTGAAGGGAAAGCTTGTACGACAATACTTGAATTATATAATGAAAATGCTATTGTTGCTGAGCCTGCAGGCGCATTACCAATTGCAGCATTAGATTTTTATAAAGACCAAATACGTGGGAAAACGGTTGTTTGTGTCATAAGTGGTGGTAATAACGATATCGGAAGAATGCAAGAGATTAAAGAACGGTCTATGATGTATGAAGGCTTGCAACACTATTTTATTGTTAATTTCCCTCAGAGAGCTGGGGCGTTAAGAGAATTTCTAGATGAAGTGTTAGGTCTAACTGACGATATTTCAAGATTTGAATATACGAAAAAAAATAATAGAGAAAATGGACCTGCATTAGTAGGAATTGAATTAAAGCACAAAAACGACTATAAACCATTAATAGAACGTATGAACAAAAAAGGTTTTGCATATCAAGAAGTGAAAAAGGACAGCAATCTTTTCCATTTGTTTATTTAA
- a CDS encoding twin-arginine translocase TatA/TatE family subunit has translation MLTNIGVPGLILILVIALVIFGPKKLPEIGRSFGQTLKEFKTSTKELTSDVIDELEEDKKKKAT, from the coding sequence ATGCTTACAAATATTGGGGTCCCGGGACTTATACTTATATTAGTAATTGCTTTAGTTATATTCGGTCCTAAAAAACTTCCTGAAATTGGGCGATCTTTTGGACAAACGCTGAAAGAATTTAAAACATCTACTAAAGAATTAACTAGCGATGTGATTGACGAATTAGAAGAAGATAAAAAGAAGAAAGCGACCTGA